A single window of Metallosphaera hakonensis JCM 8857 = DSM 7519 DNA harbors:
- a CDS encoding GTPBP1 family GTP-binding protein produces the protein MRFPRENDIGKIEYKLILTDLSEQRLQELATQMKFRLEEGGGEALYIVGVSNEGEAIGLSREELEETMRTVERVASMISAKVSHKRVVMVKENHYVGELLIRLHKDRIPIQVNVAVMGHVNAGKSTLTGSLILGKLDDGNGSLRVAVARYLHEVISGRTSSITMRLLGFDYSGNPVNPQCRDPTDEAEITLRSTKTLRLIDLGGHERYLRTTLKGLMGYDVDYVMLVVGADDGLSIMGREHLAVSTVLRFPIFIVITKIDKFPESRITEIINQIKEVLKIPGINRLPMTVEDEGDILNGIIGIRTKRVVPIFKVSNVTGQGLDLLIKFLNMLPPKRTVPSSDPLVYIDETYNVPGVGPVVLGSVIRGKISTNDNVFIGPNKYSEFKEVRVKSIQLNRVFVDSVEPGSIATFALQGIDRESLRKGMVLIKTQPRAVRSFWSKVILLHHPTTIKEGYVATMHLHTIRQAVRFSKIARGLLRTGDTSEVQLTFLFRPEYVEPGQIFVFREGRTRGLGIITRID, from the coding sequence ATGAGATTTCCACGGGAGAACGATATTGGGAAAATAGAATATAAACTTATTCTGACTGATCTCAGTGAACAGAGACTTCAGGAACTAGCGACTCAGATGAAGTTTAGGTTAGAGGAAGGAGGAGGTGAGGCTTTATATATAGTCGGTGTGAGCAACGAGGGAGAGGCCATAGGCCTCTCCAGAGAAGAGCTTGAGGAGACCATGAGAACTGTGGAGAGAGTAGCCTCAATGATTAGTGCCAAGGTGTCCCATAAGAGGGTGGTGATGGTCAAAGAGAATCATTACGTGGGAGAGCTTCTCATTAGGCTTCACAAGGACAGGATCCCGATTCAAGTTAATGTTGCGGTTATGGGTCACGTCAATGCAGGGAAAAGCACGCTAACCGGAAGCTTGATACTTGGTAAACTTGATGATGGAAATGGTTCCCTTAGAGTTGCGGTAGCAAGGTATCTTCATGAGGTGATAAGCGGTAGGACATCCTCAATCACCATGAGGTTGCTGGGCTTTGATTACTCTGGGAACCCTGTTAATCCCCAATGTAGGGACCCGACTGATGAGGCTGAGATTACACTAAGGAGCACTAAAACCCTGAGGCTCATAGACTTGGGAGGGCACGAAAGATATCTCAGGACAACTCTCAAGGGTTTAATGGGATATGACGTTGACTATGTCATGTTAGTGGTGGGAGCGGACGACGGGCTAAGCATCATGGGAAGGGAACATCTAGCAGTGTCAACGGTGCTCAGGTTCCCTATATTCATTGTTATTACAAAGATAGATAAATTTCCAGAATCACGCATTACTGAAATTATAAACCAGATTAAGGAGGTACTTAAGATACCTGGCATTAACAGGTTACCAATGACTGTGGAGGACGAGGGTGACATTCTTAACGGAATCATTGGAATAAGGACTAAAAGAGTTGTACCCATCTTCAAAGTGTCAAACGTGACAGGTCAGGGACTAGACCTTCTCATTAAGTTCCTAAACATGCTCCCACCCAAAAGGACAGTCCCGTCCTCTGATCCTCTAGTTTACATTGACGAGACGTACAACGTCCCAGGCGTAGGTCCTGTTGTACTCGGTTCAGTGATAAGGGGCAAGATATCAACCAACGACAACGTTTTCATCGGTCCCAATAAGTACAGTGAGTTCAAGGAGGTTAGGGTAAAGAGCATTCAACTCAATAGGGTCTTTGTAGACTCTGTTGAGCCTGGTTCCATAGCGACCTTTGCCCTACAGGGAATTGACAGGGAGAGCTTGAGAAAAGGGATGGTACTCATCAAGACTCAACCGAGGGCTGTAAGGAGCTTCTGGTCAAAGGTGATTCTTCTTCACCACCCAACAACAATTAAGGAGGGTTACGTTGCAACCATGCACCTTCATACAATAAGGCAGGCCGTGAGATTTTCCAAGATAGCTAGGGGATTACTTAGGACAGGAGACACCTCTGAAGTCCAATTGACCTTTCTGTTCAGACCAGAGTATGTGGAACCAGGTCAGATATTTGTGTTCAGAGAAGGGAGAACAAGGGGCTTAGGAATAATAACTAGGATTGATTAA
- a CDS encoding alkaline phosphatase family protein, translating to MSIIFPNYNNSLYSLGCGVASWLGVKTQCRSKFDLSGNKLVLLLLDGFGWNIMERSLGEVKEATKIHGIFPSTTSTTLTTIFTARTPAEHGVLGYNTYVKNLGSIINTLRYTHPTSNERDSLANGIPFEKVFPNAKGYLHEVKEGTASLLPSGIDNTEFTRVVHGPTQETRTYLNVWDAYESLKDLMGKGIRFIYAYIPDIDSLAHKYGPYSEPVILATREIFMRFFSLFKERPDYTAVITADHGLIDTSQTIEIEKDQDLMSMLELPPYGDSRALFLRSRYDLKVYLQGKYNLKVFTKEEVLSLLGGAEKIVDGIPDFVGVPLDYASYFFSFREKSNYARLKGHHGGLLREELEVPLVIVNG from the coding sequence ATGTCGATTATTTTCCCTAACTACAACAACAGCCTTTACTCTCTGGGATGTGGAGTAGCTAGCTGGCTAGGAGTCAAAACTCAATGTAGAAGTAAGTTCGATCTAAGTGGGAATAAGTTAGTTCTCCTATTATTGGACGGCTTCGGATGGAATATAATGGAAAGGTCTTTGGGAGAAGTGAAGGAAGCCACCAAAATTCACGGCATATTTCCGTCCACAACCTCAACTACTCTCACTACCATATTCACCGCCAGAACTCCAGCCGAACATGGCGTGCTTGGATACAACACATATGTGAAAAATTTGGGGAGTATAATTAACACCTTAAGGTATACTCATCCCACCTCAAATGAAAGGGACTCACTGGCTAATGGTATACCGTTCGAAAAGGTATTTCCTAACGCTAAGGGTTATCTTCACGAAGTAAAAGAAGGAACTGCTTCACTGTTACCATCAGGGATAGATAACACCGAGTTCACCAGGGTAGTACACGGACCAACACAGGAAACCAGAACTTACCTTAACGTTTGGGACGCCTACGAATCTCTCAAGGATCTCATGGGGAAGGGAATAAGGTTCATTTACGCCTATATACCGGATATAGACTCTCTAGCCCATAAATACGGCCCGTATTCTGAGCCCGTTATCCTGGCCACTAGGGAAATCTTCATGAGGTTCTTTTCCTTATTTAAAGAAAGGCCAGATTATACAGCTGTAATTACAGCGGATCACGGTCTCATTGACACTTCTCAGACCATTGAGATCGAAAAGGATCAAGACCTCATGTCCATGCTAGAATTACCTCCATACGGTGACTCTAGGGCTCTTTTCCTAAGATCTAGGTATGATCTAAAGGTGTACCTGCAAGGTAAATATAATCTTAAGGTCTTCACCAAAGAGGAAGTCCTGTCACTTCTTGGCGGGGCGGAGAAGATTGTAGACGGTATTCCAGACTTCGTTGGAGTACCCCTGGATTACGCCTCGTATTTCTTCAGCTTTAGGGAGAAGTCAAATTACGCAAGGCTTAAAGGCCATCACGGAGGTCTCCTAAGGGAGGAATTAGAAGTACCCTTGGTGATAGTAAATGGTTGA
- a CDS encoding acyl-CoA mutase large subunit family protein, whose amino-acid sequence MVTEERVKEWESKYLTPWISKRKERKTKFLTHSGIEIKPLYTPLDVKGNYEEKIGFPGEYPYTRGIYPNMYRGRIWTIRQYAGFGSAEDTNARFRKLLEAGQTGLSTAFDLPTQLGMDPDNDLAYTEVGVVGVSMFHWREMDLVTSQIPLNKVSTSMTINATAMELLSMYIATAESRGVNPNEIDGTVQNDILKEYIARKNYIYPPEPSMRYAVDVIEYSYKNVPKWHPISISGYHIREAGADAVLEVAFTLADGIEYVRKTAERGIPVDDFAPTLSFFFAGYTNLFEEVAKFRAARRMWAKIMRDMFNAKKPDSLTLKFHTQTGGAELTAQQPEINIIRTTIQALAAALGGTQSLHVNSYDEAVALPSEKAAKIAIRVQQIVAYESGSTETVDPLAGSYYIEWLTDEIEERAWKIIEKVEGMGGMMKAVEKGFPQAEIAESAYRLQKKIEEGDMIRVGVNMSYEPDWIGTTEVFRVNPEVRERVLARLKRYKSERDQMKSRDSLNALRKAAENESVNLFPFVLDAIKKGCTVGEISTTLREVWGEYREPIIF is encoded by the coding sequence ATGGTTACTGAAGAGAGGGTTAAGGAGTGGGAAAGCAAATATTTGACTCCTTGGATATCAAAGAGGAAAGAGAGAAAAACAAAGTTTCTTACACATTCAGGCATAGAAATCAAACCTCTATATACACCCCTTGATGTGAAGGGAAATTATGAAGAGAAGATAGGTTTTCCAGGAGAGTATCCCTACACTAGAGGAATATATCCTAACATGTACAGGGGGAGAATCTGGACCATCAGACAGTATGCAGGCTTCGGATCCGCGGAGGACACTAACGCTAGGTTTAGGAAATTGTTGGAGGCTGGACAAACGGGACTTAGTACTGCTTTCGATCTTCCCACCCAGTTGGGAATGGATCCTGATAACGACCTTGCCTATACTGAAGTGGGAGTGGTAGGGGTTTCAATGTTTCACTGGAGGGAGATGGATCTAGTTACCAGCCAGATCCCTCTAAATAAGGTTTCGACGTCAATGACTATCAATGCTACCGCAATGGAATTGCTTTCCATGTATATTGCAACGGCCGAGAGTAGAGGAGTAAACCCCAATGAGATAGACGGAACTGTTCAGAACGATATCCTTAAGGAGTATATAGCAAGGAAAAACTACATTTATCCCCCGGAGCCCTCCATGAGGTACGCTGTGGACGTCATAGAATACTCATATAAAAATGTGCCAAAATGGCACCCCATAAGTATTAGCGGTTACCATATTAGAGAGGCAGGTGCGGACGCTGTACTTGAAGTTGCCTTCACTCTCGCGGATGGGATAGAGTATGTGAGGAAAACTGCTGAGAGAGGTATTCCCGTTGATGACTTCGCCCCAACCCTGTCCTTCTTTTTTGCCGGTTACACCAATTTATTTGAGGAAGTCGCCAAGTTTAGGGCTGCCAGGAGAATGTGGGCCAAGATCATGAGGGACATGTTCAATGCCAAAAAGCCCGATTCGTTGACCCTTAAATTCCATACCCAGACGGGAGGGGCAGAACTCACAGCCCAACAACCGGAAATCAATATCATTAGGACCACAATACAAGCCCTGGCCGCAGCTTTGGGAGGAACCCAGAGTCTGCATGTTAACTCCTATGACGAGGCTGTAGCTCTTCCCAGTGAGAAAGCTGCTAAAATAGCCATAAGGGTACAGCAGATCGTCGCTTATGAAAGTGGATCCACCGAGACAGTCGATCCGTTGGCTGGCTCTTACTACATTGAATGGCTTACAGATGAAATAGAGGAGAGAGCATGGAAGATCATAGAGAAAGTAGAGGGAATGGGTGGCATGATGAAGGCGGTTGAGAAGGGGTTCCCGCAGGCCGAGATTGCTGAGAGTGCCTATAGGCTTCAAAAGAAGATCGAAGAGGGAGATATGATAAGGGTCGGGGTGAACATGTCATATGAGCCAGATTGGATTGGAACGACGGAAGTCTTTAGGGTAAATCCAGAAGTCAGAGAGAGAGTGCTAGCTAGGTTAAAGAGGTACAAGTCTGAGAGGGATCAGATGAAAAGCAGGGACTCGCTAAACGCTCTTAGAAAGGCAGCAGAAAACGAGTCAGTTAATCTCTTCCCCTTCGTATTGGACGCGATCAAGAAGGGATGCACCGTGGGAGAGATAAGTACTACCTTGAGGGAAGTGTGGGGTGAATATAGGGAACCCATAATTTTTTAG
- the mce gene encoding methylmalonyl-CoA epimerase yields METLSIDHVGIAVENIDEAIKLYIEKMGMKLIHREEIPDRGLKVAFLTGKEGETAVELLEPINHEDPNNTVAKFLKSRGQGMHHLAIKVEDINSSLRELENKGLTLIDRTGRKGARGHLVAFVHPKSVMGLLLELVQENH; encoded by the coding sequence ATGGAAACCCTAAGTATAGATCACGTTGGGATCGCCGTGGAGAACATCGATGAGGCAATAAAGCTCTACATAGAGAAAATGGGCATGAAATTAATACACAGAGAGGAAATTCCGGATAGAGGTCTTAAGGTGGCATTTCTAACAGGAAAAGAAGGGGAAACTGCGGTAGAGCTATTGGAACCAATTAACCATGAGGATCCCAACAACACTGTCGCTAAGTTTTTGAAGTCCAGAGGCCAGGGCATGCATCACTTGGCAATAAAGGTGGAGGACATTAACTCCTCACTGAGAGAACTCGAAAACAAGGGGCTCACATTGATAGACAGGACGGGAAGGAAAGGAGCCAGGGGACATTTAGTGGCCTTTGTACATCCCAAGAGCGTCATGGGCCTTCTTCTTGAACTTGTTCAAGAGAATCATTGA
- a CDS encoding phosphoribosyltransferase produces MVEFFNPTWEDIEEQIFKIAKRMADDSFYPDAIVAILTGGVIPAKLFADILNMKNIKYIDIKFYRDVNQTESKPVIKAVYVNDLENKKVLVVDDVSDTGETLEAVSNVISMFSPKTIRTATLYVKPWSRKIPDYFGEEIGKWIIFPWDKWDVVRSNPEAPVSKKEKYFELHEIFSRKRS; encoded by the coding sequence ATGGTTGAGTTCTTCAATCCGACGTGGGAAGATATTGAGGAACAAATATTTAAAATAGCTAAAAGGATGGCGGACGATTCGTTTTATCCAGACGCCATAGTGGCAATTCTCACAGGGGGTGTGATTCCAGCAAAGCTCTTTGCCGACATACTTAACATGAAAAACATAAAATATATCGATATTAAATTTTACAGAGATGTTAATCAAACTGAGAGTAAACCAGTTATAAAGGCCGTTTACGTCAATGATCTAGAGAACAAGAAAGTACTAGTTGTGGATGACGTATCTGATACGGGAGAAACCCTAGAGGCAGTCTCCAACGTCATCTCCATGTTTTCCCCCAAAACGATCAGGACAGCAACCCTTTACGTGAAACCCTGGTCTAGGAAAATTCCCGACTACTTTGGAGAGGAAATCGGAAAGTGGATAATTTTCCCTTGGGACAAATGGGACGTAGTAAGGTCGAACCCAGAGGCGCCAGTCTCCAAGAAAGAAAAATATTTTGAGCTACATGAAATTTTCTCTAGGAAGAGAAGCTAA
- a CDS encoding transposase, with the protein MLSGVQVPVYSQERLESLAQVMALEQFKLISPNPEKLVQAAPSLLQGNRGKDYVYLTRLGEGLGSLVGKTFTFWDQCGKVGKGKFGTVLAVDESGLTVGEKGELEALRDGVGLIPWRRKGVKARSVDLVHPVRCSLMLQFADLRGESPSLFLLHSVQEVVKHVEVDYVLADAGFLNFQVLREMPVKVVVRGKSGLKGFQQLSSLRLQESVRKVEDRTYVAYRELELDGLYYYDVVYVKDKERPRHFTFVTNFKGDPYTIAELYRLRWQIEEGFKVRKARIELVRKLRNKVFLFLYYTILDNAWNLFNRVVFGYITPGKKFISFDSFIKLL; encoded by the coding sequence ATGTTAAGCGGAGTACAAGTTCCCGTGTACTCCCAAGAGAGGTTGGAGTCCCTCGCTCAAGTTATGGCATTGGAGCAGTTTAAACTTATCTCCCCCAATCCCGAGAAGCTGGTCCAGGCAGCTCCTTCCCTACTTCAGGGGAACAGGGGGAAGGACTACGTGTACCTCACGAGGTTGGGAGAGGGGTTGGGCTCGCTTGTGGGCAAGACCTTCACGTTCTGGGACCAGTGCGGGAAGGTGGGTAAGGGGAAGTTCGGGACCGTGCTTGCAGTCGACGAGAGCGGGCTCACGGTGGGGGAGAAGGGGGAGTTGGAGGCCTTGAGGGATGGAGTTGGGCTCATCCCGTGGAGGAGGAAGGGAGTGAAGGCCAGGAGCGTGGACTTAGTTCACCCAGTGAGGTGTTCCCTCATGCTCCAGTTCGCCGACCTGAGAGGAGAGAGCCCTTCCCTCTTCCTCCTCCACTCGGTGCAAGAGGTCGTGAAGCACGTGGAGGTAGATTACGTGCTCGCAGACGCGGGTTTCCTCAACTTCCAGGTACTGAGGGAGATGCCCGTGAAGGTCGTGGTGAGGGGGAAGTCCGGGTTGAAGGGCTTTCAGCAGCTCTCCTCCCTTCGTCTCCAGGAGAGCGTAAGGAAGGTGGAAGACAGGACTTACGTGGCGTACAGGGAGCTGGAGCTCGACGGCCTCTACTACTACGACGTGGTCTACGTGAAGGACAAGGAGAGGCCCAGGCACTTCACCTTCGTCACCAACTTCAAGGGCGACCCCTACACCATAGCTGAACTCTACAGGCTAAGGTGGCAGATCGAGGAGGGCTTCAAGGTAAGGAAGGCCAGGATAGAGCTGGTGAGGAAGCTCAGGAACAAGGTCTTCCTCTTCCTCTACTACACGATACTGGACAACGCGTGGAACCTGTTCAACCGTGTCGTCTTCGGCTACATCACTCCAGGCAAGAAGTTCATCTCCTTCGACTCCTTCATCAAACTTCTCTAA
- the hsp20 gene encoding archaeal heat shock protein Hsp20: MPTKKSKDIFSYFDDLVRQIEEEFEAMEREFYKAAERGDVKTYGPYVYGFKVTMGPDGKPVVEEFGNVKRLGNRPLLSDEREPMVDVIEKNDEIRVVAEVPGVDKNDIKVKINGNLLVISANSQDKKYYKEVELPTAVDENSAKANYKNGVLEVVLKKKAVATGKDIKVE; the protein is encoded by the coding sequence ATGCCTACTAAGAAATCAAAGGATATATTTAGTTACTTCGATGATCTCGTGAGACAAATAGAGGAAGAGTTTGAAGCAATGGAGAGAGAGTTCTACAAAGCAGCAGAGAGAGGGGACGTAAAGACCTATGGTCCATATGTCTATGGATTCAAGGTAACCATGGGGCCAGACGGCAAACCTGTGGTTGAAGAGTTTGGGAACGTGAAGAGGTTGGGAAACAGGCCATTACTTAGTGATGAGAGGGAGCCGATGGTCGACGTCATTGAGAAGAACGACGAGATAAGGGTAGTTGCCGAGGTCCCTGGAGTGGATAAAAACGACATTAAGGTCAAGATAAACGGAAATCTCCTGGTGATATCCGCAAATTCTCAAGATAAGAAATACTATAAGGAGGTCGAATTACCAACGGCTGTTGATGAGAACAGCGCCAAGGCTAACTACAAGAACGGTGTCCTGGAAGTTGTACTAAAGAAGAAAGCAGTAGCTACTGGGAAGGATATAAAGGTCGAGTAG
- the thiD gene encoding bifunctional hydroxymethylpyrimidine kinase/phosphomethylpyrimidine kinase, with amino-acid sequence MIKPTALAIGGFDTGGGAGVESDIKTFESLGVHGVSAITAITSQNTKGIRDVLPIDPDHLKSQIDALLDDFQVKSAKIGMIISSKQMEIVGDSLSGIPFVVDPVIFAKDGTKLIGDVDSLKKVLLRKALVVTPNAIEASILSGVKVSTLEDQIRASKLIHELYSVPFVIVKGGHIESNESIDVMFDGHEIIQLRSPRLDAKNTHGTGSVFASSISALIAKGVDVKSGFKIAKQVVEDSIRFGLQVGKGIGPVDPIARLERKAMKIDVIRDMERFAEFAEGEKNFHLLIPEVQSNLAHSIDPSYVTGLEDIATFKGRIIREWGGKTRVGMPPSFGYPTHTARLLLSIILKEKKATTLMNIRYDEKILNALKAIGYEIVEVDREKEPKGPEGRTMSWIIDFLYEHLGRIPNVIFDKGMVGKEAMIRLWTNSIDEMIDSLRLVIKGVSP; translated from the coding sequence GTGATCAAACCGACGGCTTTGGCAATTGGAGGGTTTGATACAGGAGGAGGGGCGGGGGTAGAGAGCGACATAAAGACCTTTGAGTCCTTAGGAGTTCACGGAGTAAGCGCTATCACGGCCATTACTTCACAAAACACGAAGGGGATAAGGGATGTCCTTCCAATCGATCCTGACCATCTAAAGAGTCAGATAGATGCTCTACTGGACGATTTCCAGGTGAAGTCAGCAAAAATAGGCATGATAATTTCCTCAAAGCAAATGGAGATTGTAGGAGATTCCCTATCAGGAATTCCTTTTGTCGTGGACCCCGTAATATTCGCCAAAGATGGAACTAAGCTAATCGGTGATGTGGACTCACTGAAGAAGGTACTCCTACGTAAGGCCTTGGTGGTCACCCCAAATGCAATTGAGGCCTCGATACTATCTGGAGTTAAGGTAAGTACTCTGGAGGATCAGATTAGGGCCTCCAAGTTAATACATGAACTATACTCTGTCCCCTTTGTGATTGTAAAGGGAGGACACATAGAATCAAATGAAAGTATTGACGTAATGTTCGACGGTCATGAGATCATACAGTTGAGATCTCCAAGGCTCGATGCTAAGAACACACATGGAACTGGTAGCGTCTTTGCGTCCTCAATCTCAGCATTGATTGCCAAGGGAGTTGATGTGAAAAGTGGATTCAAAATTGCTAAACAAGTTGTTGAAGATAGTATAAGGTTCGGCCTACAGGTTGGAAAGGGAATTGGGCCCGTGGACCCTATCGCTAGACTGGAGAGAAAAGCCATGAAGATAGACGTGATTCGAGATATGGAAAGGTTTGCTGAATTTGCTGAGGGTGAGAAGAATTTCCACTTGCTCATACCAGAGGTACAGTCCAACTTGGCACACTCGATTGACCCTAGCTACGTCACTGGACTTGAGGACATAGCCACATTTAAGGGCAGGATAATTAGGGAGTGGGGAGGAAAAACCAGAGTTGGAATGCCACCGAGCTTTGGGTATCCTACCCACACCGCAAGGTTACTTCTTTCAATAATCCTTAAGGAGAAGAAAGCAACTACACTCATGAACATAAGATATGATGAGAAAATTCTAAACGCTCTCAAGGCCATTGGATACGAGATTGTTGAGGTGGATAGGGAGAAAGAGCCCAAGGGACCCGAGGGAAGAACCATGAGCTGGATAATCGATTTCCTGTATGAACACCTGGGAAGAATACCCAACGTGATATTCGATAAGGGAATGGTAGGAAAGGAGGCCATGATTAGGTTATGGACTAACTCCATTGATGAAATGATTGACTCGCTTAGGTTAGTGATCAAGGGAGTGAGCCCATGA
- a CDS encoding SRPBCC domain-containing protein — MTSLKGHEKIKGEATALPFFSNERNLLECLPGIKRIEGKKFVIEARIGPLRAELSGEVKEYVVNGNKISNLLQVDGPGLTVLIRTNLSVMGDSLDWDVDYSMEGSLAKALATTVGKQAEEVSRQIIQCTPVVFHQLSSSR, encoded by the coding sequence ATGACTTCGCTTAAGGGACATGAAAAGATAAAGGGCGAGGCCACTGCACTCCCCTTTTTTTCCAACGAAAGAAATTTACTGGAATGCCTACCTGGGATCAAGAGAATCGAGGGTAAGAAGTTCGTCATTGAGGCCAGAATAGGTCCCCTGAGGGCTGAGCTTAGCGGAGAAGTAAAGGAGTACGTGGTTAATGGAAACAAAATTTCAAATTTACTTCAGGTAGATGGACCAGGGTTAACTGTTCTAATTAGAACAAATCTAAGTGTAATGGGAGATAGTCTAGACTGGGATGTAGATTACTCAATGGAGGGGTCCTTAGCTAAGGCTTTAGCTACAACTGTGGGAAAACAGGCCGAAGAAGTCTCAAGACAAATAATTCAATGTACTCCAGTGGTGTTTCACCAATTAAGTTCATCTAGATGA
- a CDS encoding CoxG family protein, protein MKYQGDVRLNVDKGTIWNILSNPEQVSSCFPGIKSITKDGDSYKVVGSAGIGFIKGEYKATVTFSNVKPMEGMTITAKGTGLNSNVDIVAQVKVEDGKLTYDAEVKVAGVLASVGARLMDPAVNKLIQDLFECIRNKVEKR, encoded by the coding sequence ATGAAATATCAGGGAGATGTGAGACTTAACGTAGATAAGGGAACCATCTGGAACATTCTAAGCAATCCAGAGCAGGTATCATCCTGTTTTCCAGGAATAAAGTCGATTACAAAAGACGGAGACTCTTACAAGGTGGTAGGTTCTGCTGGGATAGGGTTTATCAAGGGCGAATACAAAGCCACAGTGACCTTCTCTAACGTTAAGCCCATGGAGGGTATGACAATTACCGCAAAGGGCACAGGGTTAAATAGTAACGTGGACATAGTGGCCCAAGTTAAAGTTGAGGATGGGAAATTAACCTACGACGCTGAGGTTAAGGTTGCTGGGGTCCTAGCGTCTGTTGGAGCCAGACTCATGGATCCAGCCGTGAACAAGTTGATTCAGGACCTTTTTGAATGCATTAGAAACAAGGTAGAAAAGAGATGA
- a CDS encoding MoaD family protein, producing MRVRVRYFALVKDVTSKDMEELNTECETVNCLLNELERRYGPKFRSLLQGQVSGVKVFTLVNGKMNVDTIREGDEIAILPPPAGGDLRRGKLDILEEIKRFRAEAPPETGSMVIYVGFVKGVVEGHQVSDLIYESYDEYTSKRLKEIEEEIKRKYHDVVKIKVIHAIDKMKPGDDVILIMVLSRGRKDSIDAVKETIELVKHTTGIWKLEVRDDGEFWVVAGNTRVKRE from the coding sequence ATGAGAGTAAGGGTAAGATACTTTGCCTTGGTTAAGGACGTCACAAGCAAAGACATGGAGGAATTGAACACTGAGTGTGAAACTGTGAATTGCTTATTGAACGAGCTGGAGAGAAGGTATGGTCCTAAGTTCAGATCTCTTCTTCAGGGGCAGGTGTCAGGAGTTAAGGTCTTCACACTGGTTAATGGGAAAATGAACGTTGATACAATAAGGGAAGGGGACGAGATAGCTATTCTACCTCCGCCAGCAGGTGGGGATCTTAGGAGAGGTAAATTGGATATCCTTGAGGAGATAAAGCGGTTCAGGGCAGAGGCTCCTCCGGAAACTGGATCCATGGTGATTTACGTAGGATTTGTAAAGGGAGTAGTTGAGGGACATCAGGTTTCTGATCTGATTTACGAATCCTACGATGAATATACAAGTAAGAGACTTAAGGAAATTGAAGAGGAAATAAAAAGGAAATATCATGACGTTGTAAAAATCAAGGTTATTCATGCAATAGATAAAATGAAACCTGGGGACGACGTAATCCTGATCATGGTTCTGAGTAGAGGGAGAAAGGACTCAATAGATGCAGTGAAGGAGACAATAGAGCTCGTGAAACATACCACTGGTATATGGAAACTTGAGGTCAGAGACGATGGAGAGTTTTGGGTGGTAGCTGGTAATACAAGGGTGAAAAGAGAGTGA
- a CDS encoding ZPR1 zinc finger domain-containing protein, translating to MEPQLIMDEVFKCPICGRNTLNAKDYVYETPTGKLLLSNWECNECHFLYRDVKPYETNEPMELSLLVSTDEDLSSIVYRSAFATLTIPELGVEVQPGSAYQGTVTTVRGLLEIIIDNVGSLCKKKNCEKIRDAMNGKISFTLILNDPSGTSFIKNDKTKSTRPLYPSQ from the coding sequence ATGGAGCCACAATTAATAATGGATGAGGTATTTAAGTGCCCAATATGTGGCAGGAACACCTTAAATGCTAAGGATTACGTTTATGAGACCCCTACGGGTAAACTTTTACTCTCTAATTGGGAGTGCAACGAATGTCACTTCCTTTACAGAGACGTGAAACCCTACGAGACCAATGAACCAATGGAGCTTTCGCTTTTGGTCTCAACCGATGAGGACTTATCCTCTATCGTCTATAGATCTGCATTCGCCACCTTGACTATTCCAGAGCTTGGGGTGGAGGTTCAGCCTGGATCCGCCTATCAGGGGACCGTAACCACTGTTAGGGGATTATTGGAGATAATTATTGATAACGTGGGATCACTCTGTAAGAAGAAGAACTGTGAAAAAATTAGAGATGCAATGAACGGTAAAATCTCTTTTACTTTGATCCTTAATGATCCATCAGGGACAAGTTTCATAAAAAACGATAAGACTAAATCTACTCGACCTTTATATCCTTCCCAGTAG